A segment of the Flavobacteriales bacterium genome:
ACCAGAAGTCAGTTCGATGAAATGTATTTTACTTTCCGCACGGTTTTGGTCATCATGTACACGATCATACCGCTGCTCATGTCCATCATCCCCATTTATTTCGATTCCGAATCGCCGATGTTGCAAGCGGTTTTCTTCGGAAATATATTTCATCTATCGGCAACCTTAACGGGAATCGGATTTGTGGTGCTCTACCGCGAAAAAGTGAGGACCCGCATGAAACAATTCGCTAAAAAGAAAAAATTTGAAGAGGATAACTACGATAAAATGTCATTTTATTTCGCTTTGTTTTATCCCTTGTTAATCATAATCGGATTTTTCTTTACACGATGATCAGCTGGAATTTTTCATCCTGGAAAAGCATTTCACTCAATGATTTTCATGACATGATCGCTTTGCGCATCGCCGTATTTGTGGTGGAGCAGAATTGTCCTTACCCCGAGTTGGATGGAAAGGATAAAAAAGCAGATTTTGTTTTTGGACGTAACGCATCGGGAGAAATGGTTGCATGCGCGCGTATTCTTCCTGCGGGAATTTCGTATCCGGAGGTTTCCATCGGAAGGGTAGCGAATGCAGCAAGTGTTCGCGGAACCGGTGCTGGCAAGGAGTTGATGCGTGAAACCATGCAGCACATTGAATCGCTGTATGGCAAGGTTCCAATCCGTATTTCGGCGCAGGAATATTTACTGCAGTTTTATATGTCCTTCGGATTTAAACCCGTCAGTGAGAGCTATCTCGAGGATGATATTCCGCATGTGGAAATGCTTTACCTTCCCGCCTGAGCGCTGGTCAGCCTCATTTTCCGTTCATACCATTCGCGCGAATTAATTTTTCGCGACTAAAATCTTTTCTTATTTTGGTAGTATCAATCTATGTGTATGAATAAGTATTTCGGATTTTCATTTGTAACGGCAAGCGCAGTTTTAGCAGTGGCTTGTCATCCTAAATCCTCCACCCAAAACAATGAAGTGGCAGGTAAGGATATCAACACCTATAGCACACCCGTTCAGCCTGTAAGTAATTTTAGTTTTACGCCGGTACCGGGAACAGTCGATTTTCAGGATATGGATCCTACCATCGATCCTAAAACGGATTTCTATTCATTCGCCAATGGCACCTGGGTGAAAAACAATCCCGTTCCCAGTACAGAAAACCGCTGGAGTAACTTTAATATTCTTCAGGATAATAACAATAAAAAACTAAAAGATATCCTCGAACGCAGTGCAGTCATGAATGCGGCAAAGGGTGATCATCACCAATTGATTGGTGATTATTATTTCACCTTTATGGATAGCACCAAACGCGATAAAGAAGGCATCTCTCCGATTAAGGATGAACTGAAACGTATCGATGGTATCAAAACGAAAAATGATATTGCAGCTGTATTAGCCTATTACCACAATTACGGAATTACGCCACTATTTGGCATCGGTATCGATCAGGATTTGAAAGATATTAATGTCCATAAGGCATTTATTTCACAGGGTGGACTCCTCCTCCCCAATAAAGATTATTATTTCAAAAGCGATTCTTCATCCGTAAAACTGCGTCAGAATTATGTGGCGCATTTATCTAAAATGTTTGGCTTTTTAGGATATGAAAAATCAAAAGCCGAAAAATCTGCCGCATCTGTTCTGGCATTCGAAACTAAACTGGCAGAGGCATCGATGGGACCCGTAGAACTGCGTAACATCGAAGCACAATACAACCTTAAACCCATTGTCGATTTTAAAAAATCAGTTCCGAATTTCGACTGGAACGTTTATTTAAAAGCACGCGGATTAAGCAGCATCAACGACATCGTTGT
Coding sequences within it:
- a CDS encoding GNAT family N-acetyltransferase — protein: MISWNFSSWKSISLNDFHDMIALRIAVFVVEQNCPYPELDGKDKKADFVFGRNASGEMVACARILPAGISYPEVSIGRVANAASVRGTGAGKELMRETMQHIESLYGKVPIRISAQEYLLQFYMSFGFKPVSESYLEDDIPHVEMLYLPA